One genomic window of Inquilinus sp. KBS0705 includes the following:
- a CDS encoding sigma-70 family RNA polymerase sigma factor, protein MEAVYIDKHYDLVAECKQGSKKACYELYRLYAKAMLNVAFRIVGNVAEAEDVLQEAFTDAFNKLKDFRQETTFGLWLKQIVVHRSINLLRKRKLDFVELEDGQLDNVADEEPWDDEDVQYQVAQIKEAMRELPEGYRVVLSLYLLEGYDHEEIGQVLNISENTSRTQFLRAKRKLSEILIKKGIKK, encoded by the coding sequence TTGGAAGCTGTATACATCGATAAGCACTACGACCTGGTGGCCGAGTGCAAGCAGGGAAGTAAAAAAGCCTGCTATGAACTGTACCGATTATATGCTAAAGCGATGTTAAACGTCGCCTTTAGGATAGTGGGTAATGTTGCCGAAGCTGAAGATGTTTTGCAGGAAGCTTTTACAGACGCGTTTAATAAACTAAAGGATTTTAGGCAGGAAACAACTTTTGGTTTATGGCTAAAGCAAATTGTGGTGCACCGGTCAATAAACCTTTTGCGTAAACGCAAGTTAGATTTTGTTGAGTTAGAAGATGGCCAGCTGGATAATGTGGCCGATGAAGAGCCCTGGGACGACGAAGATGTACAATACCAGGTGGCACAAATAAAAGAAGCCATGAGGGAACTGCCCGAAGGCTATCGCGTGGTATTATCGTTATACTTATTAGAAGGATACGACCACGAAGAGATTGGACAGGTATTAAATATTAGCGAAAACACATCGCGTACACAGTTTTTACGCGCAAAAAGAAAATTAAGCGAGATACTAATAAAGAAAGGGATAAAAAAATGA
- a CDS encoding ATP-binding protein — protein MQKFEIENPGSEIVKIAVVGPESTGKSTMSAYLAAHYQTVWVPEYAREYCAKLTEQPTWQDEINMFYGQLALEAGLLPKANKLLICDTTFITVKIWSDHIFGHSPQEVLDELPKHPYDLYLLLNIDLPWEEDPLRDFPHLRQYFMDKWVSELNALNANYTLISGTGADRYENAVKAIHDFGI, from the coding sequence ATGCAAAAATTTGAAATTGAAAATCCGGGCTCCGAAATCGTCAAGATAGCTGTTGTTGGGCCCGAATCTACCGGTAAATCTACCATGTCGGCTTATTTGGCGGCGCATTACCAAACGGTTTGGGTGCCAGAGTATGCCCGCGAGTACTGCGCCAAACTAACCGAACAACCCACCTGGCAAGATGAGATTAACATGTTTTACGGCCAGCTGGCTTTAGAGGCCGGGCTATTGCCCAAGGCCAATAAGCTGCTGATATGCGACACTACGTTTATCACCGTAAAAATTTGGAGCGATCACATCTTTGGCCACTCACCGCAAGAGGTACTGGACGAATTGCCCAAACACCCTTACGATCTGTACTTACTACTGAATATCGACCTGCCCTGGGAGGAAGACCCCCTGCGCGATTTCCCGCATCTGCGGCAGTATTTTATGGATAAATGGGTAAGCGAGTTAAACGCCTTAAATGCCAATTATACATTAATATCTGGCACCGGAGCCGACCGCTACGAAAACGCCGTTAAAGCCATACACGATTTCGGGATTTAA
- a CDS encoding nicotinamide mononucleotide transporter has protein sequence MQIIQALQQWWQHQTLLEISGVITGLLCVYLAAKNNIWNWPLAIISVILYIFIFFEARLYADMGLQVYFLVTNIYGWYFWSHKPATEVKTPVTLISKREGLYSVIVVAIVTPLLGTALVKLSPILHYTPASYPYLDSFCTACSLVAQVFLARKVLQNWLIWIFVDVIYVGVYIFKDLHLTAVMYAVYVAIAAMGYIDWKKDYIKQAK, from the coding sequence ATGCAAATTATACAGGCGTTGCAGCAGTGGTGGCAACACCAAACCTTACTGGAAATTAGCGGGGTAATAACGGGCCTATTGTGTGTATACCTGGCTGCCAAAAACAACATCTGGAACTGGCCGCTCGCCATCATCAGCGTTATCTTATACATTTTTATATTTTTTGAGGCCCGCCTATATGCAGATATGGGTCTGCAGGTTTATTTTTTGGTCACCAATATTTATGGCTGGTATTTTTGGAGCCACAAACCCGCTACCGAAGTAAAGACTCCGGTAACACTCATCAGCAAACGCGAAGGTTTATACTCCGTAATTGTTGTAGCCATAGTTACGCCATTGCTGGGTACGGCTTTAGTAAAGTTATCGCCCATATTGCATTATACACCGGCATCGTACCCCTATCTTGATAGCTTTTGCACGGCCTGTAGCCTGGTAGCCCAGGTGTTTTTAGCACGAAAGGTGCTGCAAAACTGGCTGATATGGATTTTTGTTGATGTTATTTATGTAGGCGTTTATATTTTTAAAGATCTGCACCTTACCGCGGTAATGTATGCCGTGTATGTAGCCATTGCCGCAATGGGGTATATAGATTGGAAGAAGGATTACATCAAACAAGCGAAATAG
- a CDS encoding M13 family metallopeptidase — protein sequence MIKNNTFNAIAACAIGAIMLSGCKDRDKIYADNDVLIKNMDKSVKPGDDFFKYANGTWLKNNPIPAAYSAWGIGNIVQEDLRDKLKQINENALQGAADKGSNNQKIGDFYYSGMDTVNIEKQGLLPLKPELDRIDKIADITGLVNEFAHLNTIGVPTPLGTYVGQDDKNSEKMVLSLYQTGIGLPNRDYYFNTDEHSVTIRNDYQQKHLPTLYKLMGFTPQAADAASKKTYELEKFLADSSRKLQDLRDPYKNYNKMPVAGLSKLAPDVDWKNAFNLMEFKGVDTVIVGQPEYYRAVNKALKAFTLDDWKNYLRKNLVNDYAAYLSKPFDQENFRFYGNVIYGSKEQLPRWKRVLDAENSLMGEVLGQIFVKEYFPEKTKKRYVNLVETMRETFKEHIDKLDWMSPQTKEKAYGKLKKVFPKVGYPDNWKDFSSLEIDRSSYAANVMRGNVFWHKYNADKLGKPVDRTEWGMTPQTYNAYYNPSNNEIVLPAAIFMIPGALDENIDDAVVYGYAAASTIGHEMTHGFDDSGRQFDEKGNLKAWWLPQDSVKFTQRANMLANQFSAYTVYGLHINGKATLGENIADLGGIVIGLDAFKKTDQYKVGKPINGLTPVQRYFMGYALGWLGQDRAESLKSQILTNEHSPGFLRVNGPFSDVPEFYEAFGIKKGDKMYLAPEKRVKIW from the coding sequence ATGATAAAAAATAACACATTTAATGCAATTGCAGCCTGCGCCATTGGCGCGATAATGCTTAGTGGCTGTAAAGACAGGGATAAGATATACGCCGATAATGATGTGCTGATAAAAAACATGGATAAGTCGGTAAAACCGGGCGACGACTTTTTTAAGTATGCTAACGGCACCTGGCTTAAAAATAACCCGATACCGGCGGCTTACTCTGCCTGGGGCATTGGCAATATTGTGCAGGAAGACCTGCGCGATAAGCTAAAGCAGATAAACGAGAACGCCCTGCAAGGAGCCGCAGACAAAGGCAGCAACAACCAAAAAATAGGTGATTTTTATTACAGCGGAATGGATACCGTTAATATTGAAAAACAAGGCCTGTTACCATTAAAACCAGAGCTGGACCGCATTGATAAAATAGCCGATATTACCGGTTTAGTAAACGAATTTGCCCATTTAAACACCATTGGTGTACCAACCCCACTTGGTACCTACGTAGGCCAGGACGATAAAAACAGCGAAAAAATGGTGCTGTCGTTATACCAGACGGGTATTGGGCTGCCTAACCGCGATTATTACTTTAACACCGATGAGCATAGCGTAACCATACGCAACGATTATCAGCAAAAGCATTTACCAACTTTATATAAGTTGATGGGCTTTACCCCACAGGCAGCAGATGCGGCGAGTAAAAAAACATACGAGTTAGAGAAATTTTTGGCAGATAGCTCCCGTAAATTACAGGACCTGCGCGACCCGTATAAAAATTATAATAAAATGCCTGTTGCCGGCCTAAGTAAGCTTGCGCCAGATGTGGATTGGAAAAACGCCTTTAATCTGATGGAATTTAAGGGTGTTGATACCGTAATTGTTGGCCAGCCCGAGTATTACCGCGCGGTAAATAAGGCGCTAAAAGCCTTTACGCTCGACGATTGGAAAAACTACCTGCGCAAAAACCTGGTGAACGATTATGCCGCCTACCTAAGCAAGCCGTTCGATCAGGAAAACTTTCGCTTTTATGGCAATGTAATATATGGCAGCAAAGAGCAATTGCCGCGCTGGAAACGTGTTTTAGATGCCGAGAACAGCCTGATGGGCGAAGTGCTGGGCCAAATATTTGTAAAAGAATACTTCCCCGAGAAAACTAAAAAGCGCTACGTGAACCTGGTTGAAACCATGCGCGAAACGTTTAAAGAGCATATTGATAAGCTGGACTGGATGAGCCCGCAAACCAAAGAGAAGGCTTATGGCAAACTAAAAAAGGTATTCCCTAAGGTTGGCTATCCGGATAACTGGAAAGATTTTTCGTCGCTGGAGATAGATAGGTCATCCTACGCGGCAAACGTAATGCGGGGCAATGTTTTTTGGCATAAATACAACGCCGATAAGTTAGGCAAACCTGTTGACCGCACCGAATGGGGTATGACACCGCAAACTTACAATGCTTACTACAACCCCTCAAACAACGAAATTGTACTGCCCGCGGCTATATTTATGATACCCGGCGCTTTAGATGAAAACATTGACGATGCCGTTGTATACGGCTACGCGGCCGCATCAACCATTGGCCACGAAATGACCCACGGTTTTGACGACTCGGGCCGCCAGTTTGATGAGAAAGGCAATTTAAAGGCCTGGTGGTTGCCGCAAGATTCGGTTAAGTTTACGCAGCGCGCCAATATGCTGGCCAATCAGTTTAGTGCTTATACCGTTTACGGCCTGCACATTAACGGCAAGGCCACCCTTGGCGAAAACATTGCCGACCTGGGTGGCATCGTAATTGGCCTTGATGCCTTCAAAAAAACAGACCAGTATAAAGTTGGCAAGCCAATTAACGGCTTAACTCCCGTGCAGCGCTACTTTATGGGCTATGCCTTAGGCTGGCTGGGGCAGGATAGGGCAGAATCGTTAAAAAGCCAGATATTGACCAATGAGCACTCGCCCGGCTTTTTACGCGTGAACGGCCCCTTTAGCGATGTACCCGAGTTTTACGAAGCATTCGGCATCAAAAAAGGTGATAAAATGTATTTAGCACCCGAGAAAAGGGTGAAGATCTGGTAA